In the Gossypium raimondii isolate GPD5lz chromosome 9, ASM2569854v1, whole genome shotgun sequence genome, one interval contains:
- the LOC105799414 gene encoding arogenate dehydrogenase 1, chloroplastic: MSSSSSLPLQTLKIGIVGFGTFGQFLAKTMIKQGHTTRATSRTDYSQLCHQLDVPFFRDVIPFLEADNDVILICTSILSLSEVLNSMPLRRLKRHTLFVDVLSVKEHPRNVLLQVLPENMDVLCTHPMFGPESGKNGWKDLPLVYEKVRVRNETRCSSFLHIFESEGCRMVEMSCEEHDKVAARSQFLSHSIGRILAEMGIESTSMNTKSFETLVKLKESATNDSFDLFSGLFIHNRFAQQELMNLEQSFEKVKQRLLKKMSEQQSLSSV, from the exons ATGTCGTCGTCGTCTTCCTTGCCTCTGCAAACTCTAAAAATAGGCATCGTCGGTTTTGGTACATTTGGGCAGTTCCTGGCAAAGACAATGATCAAACAAGGCCATACTACTAGGGCAACTTCTCGGACAGATTATTCCCAGCTTTGTCATCAATTGGATGTTCCCTTCTTCAG GGACGTAATTCCATTTCTTGAAGCAGATAATGATGTGATATTGATATGCACGTCAATCCTATCTCTATCGGAGGTGCTCAACTCAATGCCATTACGTCGCCTCAAACGCCACACGTTGTTTGTCGATGTGCTCTCGGTCAAAGAACACCCAAGAAACGTTTTATTGCAA GTTTTGCCAGAGAATATGGACGTGCTCTGCACTCATCCAATGTTTGGACCTGAAAGTGGaaaaaatggatggaaagaTCTTCCTTTAGTGTATGAGAAAGTTCGGGTGAGGAATGAAACTAGGTGCTCCAGCTTCCTACACATCTTTGAATCTGAG GGTTGCAGAATGGTGGAAATGTCTTGTGAAGAACATGACAAAGTTGCCGCTAGAAGTCAATTTCTTTCCCATTCAATCGGCAG GATTTTGGCGGAAATGGGAATTGAATCCACATCCATGAACACCAAAAGCTTCGAAACACTTGTTAAATTG AAGGAGAGCGCCACCAATGATAGTTTCGATCTGTTCAGTGGGTTATTCATCCATAACAGGTTTGCTCAACAAGAG CTGATGAACCTAGAGCAGTCATTTGAAAAGGTCAAGCAGAGGCTGCTTAAGAAGATGAGCGAACAGCAAAGTCTTAGCTCGGTCTAA